The Dromaius novaehollandiae isolate bDroNov1 chromosome 5, bDroNov1.hap1, whole genome shotgun sequence genome window below encodes:
- the LOC112991692 gene encoding LOW QUALITY PROTEIN: olfactory receptor 5G9-like (The sequence of the model RefSeq protein was modified relative to this genomic sequence to represent the inferred CDS: deleted 1 base in 1 codon) — protein sequence MVENCTEAMEFILEGFSDCLELRIPLFLFFLVSYVVTLVGNLGMMFLISIDPQLHTPMYFFLSNLSLVDFCYSSVVTPQMLANFFAQQKAISHPQCAAQMWFFSLFVATECYLLAAMAYDRYVAISKPLLYAVIMSPKICAWLVVGPYLVGVVNAVTHTSLTFQLRFCKPSVVNHFFCDIPAVISCSSSNTRTNRLVLLTLSFVLGTLSSGVILVSYAYILTAILRIRSVAGRRKAFSTCTSHLAAVTLFFGTLFFIYVRPSSRFSAEDDKVSAVLYTMAIPMLNPLVYSLRNQEVKAALGRLMQRRKFSM from the exons ATGGTAGAAAACTGCACAGAAGCGATGGAGTTCATTCTTGAGGGTTTTTCAGACTGCCTGGAACTGCGGATtccccttttcttgtttttcctggtGAGCTACGTCGTCACATTAGTGGGGAATCTCGGGATGATGTTTTTAATCTCTATTGACCCTCAGCttcacacccccatgtacttcttcctcagtAACCTATCCCTTGTAGACTTCTGCTACTCCTCCGTGGTCACCCCCCAGATGCTGGCCAACTTCTTCGCTCAGCAGAAAGCCATTTCACATCCTCAGTGCGCCGCGCAGATGTGGTTCTTCAGCCTCTTTGTGGCTACCGAGTGCTACCTCCTGGCAGcgatggcctatgaccgctacgtggCCATTTCCAAACCTCTGCTCTACGCTGTCATCATGTCCCCCAAAATCTGTGCCTGGCTGGTA GTTGGCCCGTACCTGGTGGGGGTTGTGAATGCCGTGACACATACCAGCCTTACTTTCCAGCTACGCTTCTGCAAGCCCAGTGTGGTCAACCACTTCTTCTGCGATATCCCCGCAGTGATCTCCTGCTCCTCCTCGAACACGCGCACCAACAGGCTGGTGCTTCTCACCCTGTCCTTCGTGCTTGGCACGCTGAGCAGCGGCGTTATCCTTGTCTCCTACGCCTACATCCTCACAGCCATCCTGAGGATCCGCTCCGTCGCGGGCCGGCGCAAAGCTTTCAGCACATGCACTTCCCACCTGGCTGCGGTCACCTTGTTCTTCGGGACCCTCTTCTTTATTTACGTGCGCCCCAGCTCCCGCTTCTCAGCGGAAGACGACAAAGTGTCTGCTGTGCTCTACACCATGGCCATCCCCATGCTGAACCCCCTCGTCTACAGCCTGAGGAACCAGGAGGTGAAGGCTGCGCTGGGGAGGCTGATGCAGAGGAGGAAATTTTCTATGTGA